The following proteins are encoded in a genomic region of Thioclava nitratireducens:
- a CDS encoding DUF4055 domain-containing protein — MTYARYDKLQSEYRLIRDCLEGEQAVKDAGRLYTPKPDGMTTANYTAYVQRGCFYDAPAMTLRALVGLALRKDPVIKLPARLEPMRLNATNENAPMTVLIEDAVREGMSMGRFGLLLDFPPAGNSANTVPHISTFDAEAIEDYQTAYVDGRKVLTRVWLVSDETYEEAEVSYELILEDTIYKFRRFIRDQHQTRVDVGEEIIPTVNGKALDHIPFLMVSHEGLRPEEVRPPFSGLCRVAISHFRNSCDREHAIFLTSAPTPWISGSLPADKVTTTIGAGALWTLPEGCQVGMLEFTGAGVAAQKDLMEEKIETMVSLGARMLSATMNRNETLGTATQRTRAELSLLHGTVVSVEAGINHLLRLAAEWMGENPEEAAITLSRDFIEITIDPKMVEAQMKLWMGGMISRATLYENLQAGEIARADRPWQDELAMIESEGGDLSAPVHRMGFP, encoded by the coding sequence TGACCTACGCCCGCTACGACAAGTTGCAAAGCGAGTATCGGCTCATCCGCGACTGCCTCGAAGGAGAGCAGGCAGTCAAGGACGCCGGGCGACTCTACACCCCGAAGCCCGATGGGATGACGACCGCCAACTACACGGCCTACGTCCAGCGCGGCTGTTTCTACGATGCGCCTGCCATGACGCTGCGCGCCCTTGTCGGCCTCGCCCTGCGCAAGGATCCCGTGATCAAGCTGCCGGCGCGGCTCGAACCGATGCGGCTGAACGCGACGAACGAGAACGCGCCGATGACGGTGCTGATCGAAGATGCCGTGCGCGAGGGGATGAGCATGGGACGCTTCGGACTGCTGCTCGATTTTCCACCCGCAGGCAACTCGGCAAACACGGTCCCCCACATTTCCACCTTCGACGCGGAAGCCATCGAGGACTACCAGACGGCTTATGTCGATGGCCGGAAGGTGCTGACCCGCGTCTGGCTCGTCTCGGACGAGACCTATGAAGAAGCAGAGGTCTCCTATGAGCTGATCCTCGAGGACACGATCTACAAGTTCCGCCGCTTCATCCGCGACCAGCACCAGACCCGCGTCGATGTGGGCGAAGAGATCATCCCGACGGTCAACGGCAAGGCGCTCGACCACATCCCTTTCCTGATGGTGTCGCACGAAGGGCTGCGCCCGGAGGAGGTGCGGCCCCCGTTCTCTGGCCTGTGCCGGGTCGCGATATCGCACTTCCGCAATTCCTGCGACCGAGAGCACGCGATCTTCCTCACGTCGGCCCCGACGCCGTGGATTTCCGGCAGCCTGCCTGCGGACAAGGTGACCACGACCATCGGCGCGGGTGCGCTCTGGACGCTGCCCGAGGGGTGTCAGGTCGGGATGCTCGAGTTCACGGGGGCGGGCGTTGCGGCTCAGAAAGACCTCATGGAGGAGAAGATCGAAACGATGGTGTCGCTCGGCGCGCGCATGTTGTCGGCGACCATGAATCGCAACGAGACCCTTGGCACTGCGACGCAGCGCACGCGGGCGGAGCTGTCGCTCCTGCACGGCACGGTCGTCTCGGTCGAGGCTGGGATAAATCACTTGCTGCGCCTTGCGGCCGAGTGGATGGGGGAGAACCCGGAAGAGGCGGCGATCACGCTGTCGCGGGACTTCATCGAGATCACCATCGACCCGAAGATGGTCGAGGCGCAGATGAAGCTCTGGATGGGCGGCATGATCTCCCGCGCGACCCTCTACGAGAACTTGCAGGCCGGTGAGATCGCCCGCGCCGACCGCCCGTGGCAGGATGAACTCGCGATGATCGAGTCGGAAGGAGGAGATCTATCAGCGCCAGTGCATAGAATGGGTTTTCCGTAA
- a CDS encoding PIN domain-containing protein — MPLVDDDQIKVLLADGSISAISVDTSIFDEKQLQLDSATMQALATFKGKPFQFVLSSTVESEVLAHLLKATEEALQAARRGVGKALAAFGTVAPSRDDLLVQITGGKTPEEVAKERWGRFVDDTGCEVLADTDLVATSTLFDAYFGGKPPFGTGRKKDEFPDALALNALENMAKDHGTCILVVSKDGDWRSYCEKSEKLYLVSEIERALSLVTDAPLGLRTAILAWLSEDGGGREEVHQGIAHNVEQIDFTANAHPTHGEVELFAWAGQIQSIDWPEEGDIDIIEVDETSEGGALRVVLSLPLDLVVRVPVEMSFSFWDGVDKESIGMGGRSVEVDEELYERSTVVIEVHKLGSEDEEIVLIESELEDRYHEIELGEVDMFDPEDYWDGEEPE; from the coding sequence ATGCCGTTGGTAGATGACGATCAGATCAAAGTCTTGCTCGCGGATGGCAGCATTTCGGCTATATCGGTCGATACAAGCATCTTTGATGAGAAGCAGCTTCAGTTGGATTCAGCGACCATGCAGGCGCTGGCAACCTTTAAAGGCAAGCCCTTCCAGTTTGTGCTGTCGAGTACGGTGGAGAGCGAAGTCCTCGCACACTTGCTGAAGGCCACTGAGGAGGCTCTGCAAGCCGCAAGGCGAGGCGTTGGCAAGGCGTTGGCGGCTTTTGGCACTGTGGCGCCCTCGCGAGACGATCTGCTTGTGCAGATCACGGGAGGTAAGACCCCAGAGGAAGTAGCTAAAGAACGGTGGGGTCGGTTTGTCGATGATACAGGTTGCGAGGTGCTTGCTGATACCGATTTGGTCGCGACATCGACGCTTTTTGATGCTTATTTTGGCGGCAAGCCACCTTTTGGAACAGGGCGGAAGAAAGATGAGTTCCCCGACGCGCTCGCCCTGAATGCTTTAGAGAATATGGCTAAAGATCATGGCACCTGTATCTTGGTGGTGTCGAAAGATGGCGACTGGCGGTCGTACTGCGAAAAATCTGAGAAGCTCTATCTCGTTTCGGAGATCGAACGTGCCCTAAGTCTAGTTACGGATGCGCCACTCGGGTTGCGGACAGCGATCCTTGCTTGGTTGTCGGAAGACGGGGGCGGGCGCGAAGAAGTCCATCAGGGTATTGCCCACAACGTCGAGCAAATTGATTTCACCGCAAACGCGCACCCCACACATGGCGAGGTCGAACTGTTCGCTTGGGCCGGACAGATTCAAAGCATCGACTGGCCTGAAGAGGGCGACATCGACATCATTGAGGTCGATGAAACCAGCGAAGGTGGCGCACTACGCGTCGTGCTGAGTCTACCGCTGGATTTGGTAGTCCGCGTGCCCGTGGAAATGAGCTTCTCTTTCTGGGATGGCGTGGATAAGGAATCCATCGGAATGGGTGGGCGTTCGGTTGAAGTGGATGAAGAACTCTATGAGCGGTCGACGGTTGTCATAGAGGTTCACAAGCTCGGCTCAGAAGATGAAGAAATCGTTCTCATTGAAAGTGAGCTTGAGGATCGGTACCACGAGATTGAGCTTGGCGAGGTCGACATGTTTGACCCTGAGGACTATTGGGACGGCGAAGAACCGGAATAG
- a CDS encoding TIGR00282 family metallophosphoesterase, which produces MKILFLGDVMGRAGRAAITETLPKLREEWRLDFVVVNGENASGGMGLTGDHAKLLLDAGADVVTLGDHAFDQKDMLRFIESEPRIIRPVNYAKEAPGKGARVFQDRRGRKVLVAQVLGNVFMKRAFDDPFSAIEAELKRYPLGGAVQAALVDVHCEATSEKMAMGHWCDGRASVVVGTHTHVPTGDAQILEKGTAYLSDAGMCGDYDSVIGMAKAEPMRRFVTGMSKERFSPARGPVTLCGFYVETDDKTGRATRCEAVRSGGRLAQSVPL; this is translated from the coding sequence ATGAAGATACTCTTTCTAGGCGATGTGATGGGCCGCGCGGGCCGCGCCGCGATCACCGAAACCCTGCCGAAACTTCGCGAGGAGTGGCGCCTCGATTTCGTCGTGGTCAATGGCGAGAACGCCTCGGGCGGCATGGGGCTGACCGGCGATCACGCGAAGCTTCTGCTGGATGCGGGCGCGGACGTGGTGACGCTGGGCGATCACGCCTTCGATCAGAAGGACATGCTGCGCTTCATCGAGAGCGAGCCGCGCATCATCCGCCCCGTGAACTACGCCAAGGAAGCGCCGGGCAAGGGCGCGCGGGTGTTCCAGGACCGGCGCGGGCGCAAGGTGCTGGTGGCGCAGGTGCTGGGCAACGTGTTCATGAAACGCGCCTTCGACGATCCCTTCTCGGCCATCGAGGCGGAACTGAAACGCTACCCGCTGGGCGGGGCGGTGCAGGCCGCGCTGGTGGATGTGCATTGCGAGGCGACCTCGGAGAAGATGGCGATGGGCCATTGGTGCGACGGGCGTGCGAGCGTCGTCGTGGGCACCCATACCCATGTCCCCACGGGCGATGCGCAGATCCTAGAGAAGGGCACGGCTTATCTCAGCGATGCCGGAATGTGCGGCGATTACGACTCCGTCATCGGCATGGCCAAGGCCGAACCGATGCGGCGCTTCGTGACCGGCATGTCGAAGGAACGCTTCTCGCCGGCGCGCGGTCCGGTGACGCTCTGCGGCTTCTATGTCGAGACCGACGACAAGACCGGCCGCGCCACCCGCTGCGAAGCGGTGCGCAGCGGCGGCAGGCTCGCGCAATCGGTGCCGCTCTGA
- a CDS encoding ASKHA domain-containing protein: MTEDVQVIFTPSGKRGRVARGTRVLAAARKLGVDLDSVCGGRGVCSKCQCTPSFGDFPKLGLHVEPGAVSPINAVEERYDRIRGLKPGRRLGCQTEILDDVVIDVPPESQVHKQVVRKAASERVMEMDPATRPVYVEVAEPDMHRPEGDLQRLSQALEKQWQIKGVRADLDVLRILQPALRKADWKVTVAIHDAGDGPRVTGIFPGVREVPLYGLAIDLGSTTIAGHLVALDDGRVLASAGVMNPQIRFGEDLMSRVSYVMMNPGGDQEMTNAVRDAMGDLARQLAEEAKVETGEIVEAVVVCNPVMHHLLLGIDPVELGQAPFALATSESLEFAAREIGIEASAGARAYILPLIAGHVGADAAAVALSEAPQKRDDLSLIVDVGTNAEIILGNKQRVLACSSPTGPAFEGAQISSGQRAAPGAIERIEIDPETKEPRFKIIGNEHWSTDPEFGTPRITGICGSGIIEAVAEMRMAGIVDTSGLIGSAEQVGTPRCEPNGRTHEYVIYDGGEEGPRITVTQGDIRAIQLAKSALYAGARLLMDEMGVDTVDRVVLAGAFGAHISPKHAMVLGMIPDAPLDRVTSAGNAAGTGAHMALCSVKARREIEAQVHQITKVETAIEPRFQEHFVAANALPHATAPFPELRKIAPLPEVSFNTGGSGEDGGRRRRRRG; the protein is encoded by the coding sequence ATGACCGAAGACGTGCAGGTAATCTTCACCCCCTCTGGCAAGCGGGGGCGCGTGGCGCGTGGCACAAGGGTGCTCGCGGCGGCGCGCAAGCTGGGTGTCGATCTCGATTCCGTCTGCGGCGGGCGCGGCGTGTGCTCGAAATGCCAGTGCACGCCGTCCTTCGGCGATTTCCCCAAACTCGGCCTGCATGTGGAGCCCGGCGCGGTCAGCCCGATCAACGCGGTCGAGGAACGCTATGACCGGATTCGCGGGTTGAAACCGGGGCGCCGGCTGGGCTGCCAGACCGAAATCCTCGACGACGTGGTGATCGACGTGCCGCCCGAAAGTCAGGTGCACAAACAGGTCGTGCGCAAGGCGGCTTCCGAACGCGTGATGGAGATGGATCCGGCGACACGCCCGGTCTATGTCGAAGTCGCGGAACCGGATATGCACCGCCCCGAGGGCGACCTGCAGCGGCTCTCGCAGGCCCTCGAAAAGCAGTGGCAGATCAAAGGCGTGCGCGCCGATCTTGATGTTCTGCGAATCCTGCAGCCCGCGCTTCGCAAGGCCGATTGGAAGGTCACGGTCGCGATCCACGATGCGGGCGACGGGCCGCGCGTGACGGGCATCTTCCCCGGCGTGCGCGAGGTGCCGCTGTATGGGCTGGCGATCGACCTCGGCTCGACCACGATTGCGGGGCATCTGGTCGCGCTCGACGACGGGCGGGTGCTGGCGAGCGCGGGCGTGATGAACCCGCAGATCCGCTTCGGAGAAGACCTGATGAGCCGGGTCTCCTACGTGATGATGAACCCCGGCGGCGATCAGGAAATGACCAACGCCGTGCGCGATGCGATGGGCGATCTGGCGCGGCAACTGGCGGAAGAGGCGAAGGTCGAGACGGGCGAGATCGTCGAGGCGGTCGTCGTCTGCAACCCGGTGATGCACCACCTGTTGCTGGGCATCGATCCGGTGGAGTTGGGTCAGGCGCCCTTTGCGCTCGCGACCTCGGAGAGCCTTGAATTCGCCGCACGCGAGATCGGCATCGAGGCCAGCGCTGGCGCGCGCGCCTATATCCTGCCGCTGATCGCGGGCCATGTCGGCGCGGATGCGGCGGCGGTGGCGCTGTCCGAGGCTCCGCAGAAGCGCGACGACCTGTCGCTGATCGTCGATGTCGGGACCAATGCCGAGATCATTCTCGGGAATAAACAAAGGGTTCTGGCCTGTTCTTCACCCACCGGCCCCGCTTTCGAGGGGGCGCAGATTTCCAGCGGTCAGCGTGCCGCGCCGGGCGCGATCGAGCGTATCGAGATCGACCCGGAGACCAAGGAGCCGCGCTTCAAGATCATCGGCAACGAGCACTGGTCGACCGATCCCGAATTCGGCACTCCGCGGATCACCGGCATCTGCGGCTCGGGCATCATCGAGGCCGTGGCCGAGATGCGGATGGCCGGGATCGTGGACACATCAGGGCTGATCGGTTCGGCCGAGCAGGTCGGTACCCCGCGCTGCGAGCCGAACGGGCGCACCCATGAATACGTGATCTACGACGGTGGTGAGGAAGGCCCGCGCATCACCGTCACCCAAGGCGATATCCGTGCGATCCAGCTGGCGAAATCCGCGCTCTACGCGGGCGCGCGTCTGCTGATGGACGAGATGGGCGTGGACACGGTCGACCGCGTGGTGCTCGCGGGTGCGTTCGGCGCGCATATCTCTCCGAAACACGCGATGGTGCTGGGGATGATCCCGGATGCGCCGCTCGATCGTGTCACCTCGGCGGGCAACGCAGCGGGCACCGGCGCGCATATGGCGCTGTGCTCGGTGAAGGCGCGGCGCGAGATCGAGGCGCAGGTGCATCAGATCACCAAGGTCGAGACCGCGATCGAGCCGCGCTTCCAGGAGCATTTCGTGGCCGCGAACGCGCTGCCGCACGCCACCGCCCCCTTCCCCGAGCTGCGCAAGATTGCGCCGCTTCCGGAGGTCAGCTTCAACACCGGCGGCTCGGGCGAGGATGGCGGGCGCAGACGGCGCAGGCGCGGCTGA
- a CDS encoding very short patch repair endonuclease: MADHVTPERRSFIMSKVKQKNTGPEMVLRIALHALGYRYRLHRRDLPGSPDLVFPSRRRVIFVHGCFWHGHGCRWGKAPKSRTDYWLPKIKANKERDNRALTQLAENGWEAMVVWQCELRDPEPTIERVVAFLNG, from the coding sequence ATGGCTGACCATGTCACCCCCGAACGCCGATCCTTCATCATGTCGAAGGTCAAACAGAAGAACACCGGCCCCGAGATGGTGCTTCGGATAGCGTTGCACGCGCTCGGGTATCGCTACCGCCTGCATCGCCGCGACTTGCCCGGATCGCCCGACCTCGTTTTCCCCTCGCGCCGTAGAGTCATCTTTGTCCACGGTTGCTTTTGGCACGGGCACGGATGTCGCTGGGGAAAGGCGCCCAAAAGCCGAACAGACTATTGGCTGCCGAAGATCAAGGCGAACAAGGAGCGAGACAACCGTGCGTTAACCCAGTTGGCCGAAAACGGGTGGGAGGCGATGGTCGTCTGGCAGTGCGAACTGCGTGATCCAGAACCTACCATCGAGCGCGTGGTAGCCTTTCTCAACGGCTAG
- a CDS encoding terminase large subunit domain-containing protein, with translation MSREVALFLRTLSERLDPTLLLARVVEAPPDPWQRQLLTSTSETIMVLASRRIGKSTTVGVMAAQELAKPRHEVIIICPTLAQSQLLFAKIAYTWDLIGLPIADKRRTLLELHLENGSIARCVPAGQEGTGARGHGIKRGALIYDEAAFIPDKVFGSTLAIAEDDAKTILITTPGGKSGRAFEMWTDYEDFPDVERIRACSLDLPRMAKTVERARRNMSPLEFKVEHGLAWMGRGTPFFDPETISKAYTDTPPLALGDIYAGL, from the coding sequence ATGTCGCGTGAAGTTGCTCTTTTCCTTCGCACGCTCAGCGAACGCCTCGACCCGACCCTGCTGCTCGCCCGTGTTGTCGAGGCACCGCCTGACCCTTGGCAGCGACAACTGCTGACCTCGACCTCCGAGACCATCATGGTTCTCGCGAGCCGTCGGATCGGAAAATCAACGACCGTAGGCGTGATGGCCGCGCAGGAACTCGCGAAGCCGCGGCACGAGGTCATCATCATCTGCCCGACCCTCGCGCAGTCACAGCTTCTGTTCGCGAAGATCGCCTACACGTGGGACTTGATCGGCCTGCCCATCGCGGACAAGCGGCGCACGCTGCTCGAACTGCACCTTGAAAATGGCTCCATTGCCCGCTGCGTGCCCGCAGGCCAGGAGGGCACGGGCGCACGCGGTCATGGGATCAAGCGGGGTGCACTAATCTACGACGAAGCCGCATTCATCCCTGACAAGGTGTTCGGCTCGACCCTCGCAATCGCCGAGGACGACGCGAAGACGATCTTGATCACGACGCCCGGTGGCAAGTCAGGCCGCGCCTTCGAGATGTGGACGGACTACGAGGACTTCCCGGATGTAGAGCGTATTCGGGCCTGTTCGCTTGATTTGCCCCGCATGGCGAAGACGGTCGAACGGGCGCGCCGCAACATGTCGCCGTTGGAATTCAAGGTGGAGCACGGCCTCGCATGGATGGGGCGCGGCACGCCGTTCTTCGACCCGGAGACGATCTCGAAGGCCTACACCGACACACCTCCCCTCGCGCTAGGAGACATCTATGCTGGACTCTAA
- a CDS encoding DNA cytosine methyltransferase, whose amino-acid sequence MTRPIGIDLFAGAGGMSLGFEQAGFDVVAAVEIDPVHAAIHKFNFPDCKVIARSVTDLTGDDIRQAAEIGDREVDVVFGGAPCQGFSMIGQRALDDPRNSLVLDFVRIVDQLNAKAFVFENVKGLTVGKHRKFLVELIEAFEARGYRVRREWKVLNAADHGVPQDRKRFILLGARGDTPIPDYPAQTTHATGTTNCGSPNGPTCRDALGDLPDAEAFDQLLNTDEVRVDALGEPSDYAKELRCIGNDAWHFGHPRIWDPSLLTSSLRTGHTEISRGRFAATEPGKVEPISRFFKLPPDGVSNTLRAGTDASRGAFTSPRPIHYAYARCITVREMARLHGFPDWFRFHETKWHGARQIGNAVPPPLARAIAGKVIEALGVKPSRPTAAVALGDNELLRMDMSQAAAFWSIENPIGRRDRKSGATKRKQHEVEVSNAFHSGA is encoded by the coding sequence ATGACGCGACCAATCGGAATCGACCTTTTCGCGGGCGCCGGCGGGATGAGCCTGGGCTTCGAGCAAGCCGGTTTCGACGTGGTAGCTGCCGTTGAGATCGACCCCGTTCATGCCGCCATCCACAAGTTTAACTTCCCCGACTGCAAGGTGATTGCCCGTTCCGTTACGGACCTGACCGGCGACGACATTCGACAGGCCGCCGAAATAGGCGACCGCGAGGTGGACGTGGTATTCGGCGGCGCGCCTTGCCAAGGCTTCTCAATGATCGGGCAGCGAGCCCTAGACGATCCACGCAACTCCCTCGTGCTCGACTTCGTGCGGATCGTCGATCAGTTGAACGCAAAGGCCTTCGTATTCGAGAACGTGAAGGGTCTGACCGTCGGGAAGCACCGCAAGTTCCTCGTCGAACTAATCGAGGCATTCGAGGCCCGTGGCTATCGCGTCAGGCGAGAATGGAAAGTGCTGAATGCTGCGGACCACGGTGTGCCACAGGACCGAAAGCGGTTCATCCTTCTCGGCGCGCGTGGCGACACACCCATTCCCGATTACCCGGCGCAGACGACTCATGCTACTGGCACGACTAACTGCGGCAGCCCGAACGGCCCGACCTGCCGCGATGCGCTTGGCGACCTGCCCGACGCCGAGGCGTTTGACCAACTACTCAACACGGACGAGGTGCGGGTCGATGCTTTGGGCGAACCGAGCGACTACGCGAAGGAACTTCGCTGCATCGGCAACGACGCGTGGCACTTCGGCCACCCTCGTATCTGGGATCCGTCGCTGTTGACCTCCAGCCTGCGGACCGGTCACACAGAAATCTCGCGCGGCCGTTTTGCCGCCACCGAACCCGGTAAAGTCGAGCCGATCTCCCGCTTCTTCAAACTCCCGCCAGACGGCGTGTCGAACACGCTGCGCGCCGGAACAGACGCCTCGCGCGGCGCGTTCACCAGCCCGCGCCCGATCCACTATGCCTATGCGCGTTGCATCACTGTTCGGGAAATGGCCCGCCTACACGGCTTCCCCGATTGGTTCCGCTTCCACGAAACCAAGTGGCATGGTGCACGCCAGATCGGGAATGCCGTGCCGCCGCCGCTTGCCCGCGCCATTGCCGGCAAGGTCATCGAGGCGCTGGGCGTGAAACCGTCGCGACCGACCGCTGCGGTCGCCTTGGGCGACAATGAACTGCTACGCATGGATATGTCGCAAGCGGCCGCCTTCTGGTCGATTGAAAACCCGATCGGGCGGCGGGATCGCAAGAGCGGCGCAACGAAGCGGAAGCAGCATGAAGTCGAGGTTTCAAATGCCTTTCACAGCGGGGCATAG
- a CDS encoding fasciclin domain-containing protein gives MSMKFRAFAASLTAAATLGLALPALANPMVGGAKMYESKPIAANASAAPNLTTLVAAVKAAGLVDTLAGPGPFTVFAPTNAAFDKLPAGTVDTLVKPENKEMLTHILTCHVAKGVITAENIIATVQKGNGMATIKTLGGCDLTAMVKDGMVMLKDPKGDVATVQTADVKQKNGMVHVIDTVLQPKM, from the coding sequence ATGTCCATGAAATTCCGCGCATTCGCCGCGTCGCTCACCGCAGCCGCAACCTTGGGCCTCGCCCTGCCCGCGCTGGCGAACCCGATGGTCGGTGGCGCGAAAATGTATGAGAGCAAGCCGATCGCGGCGAACGCTTCGGCCGCTCCGAACCTCACGACGCTCGTCGCAGCCGTGAAAGCTGCGGGCCTCGTCGACACGCTGGCGGGCCCCGGCCCGTTCACCGTCTTCGCGCCGACCAACGCGGCCTTCGACAAGCTGCCCGCGGGCACCGTCGACACGCTGGTGAAGCCGGAGAACAAGGAGATGCTGACGCATATCCTGACCTGCCACGTCGCCAAGGGCGTGATCACCGCCGAGAACATCATCGCGACCGTTCAGAAGGGCAACGGCATGGCTACGATCAAGACGCTCGGCGGCTGTGATCTGACCGCGATGGTCAAGGACGGCATGGTGATGCTTAAGGACCCGAAAGGCGATGTCGCGACGGTTCAGACCGCTGATGTGAAACAGAAGAACGGTATGGTCCACGTGATCGACACGGTGCTTCAGCCGAAGATGTAA